ATTCCTTCAGGTGAAATCATTTCACAGCATCTGTTTATATGCTCCAGACCTGCGTATGGATCAATAAATACTGCTTGTAATCCCATTTTAAATATGGCTATAAGGATAAGATAAAATTCTATTCCGATAGGAACAAAAACTACTATTTTATCGCCTTTCCTAAATTTTTTCTCTTTTAAATAGGAACATATCTTATCAGATTTAGCATCAAACTCCCTGAAGGTAATCTTACTACCTGTTTTTGCATCTATCAGTGCAGTCCTTTCAGGATATTTATCCTTTAGTTCCTTCATTTTACTTATTATTGTCATATCTCACCTTTCAAAAAATTCTGATATTTTATAATTCTTTTATAAATAAGGTATATCTTCTTAATATATTTCCCAGCTGCATTCCTATATTTTTAGAGATATTACTTTCATGCATCAATGCATATATGACATTTTCATATCCGTCCTTTTCTGCCTCTTCAACAAGAGAGTTTATAAGAATATACCCCATTCCTTTTCCATTATATACAGGAGAAACAGCTATTGTTTTAAGAATCATTGTCTCTATTTTTCCTTTATATCCAAGTTCTGTATAATCAGGTATTCCAAATACATATCCTATAAGTTCATCTTTAAGATAAAGCATTTTAAAAAGTTTTTTTACAATTTTATCCTCATAACTCATGTACATCTTTAAAAATATTTCCCTCTCCAGTTCAGAGTATAAAAAGTTATTTTTAAAGGATTCCACCGTCAAATTATAAACATCATTCAGAACTGTAAGTAAATCCTTATCTTCAGCTGATTCCACCCTTATATCCTTATAGTAGGAAAATTTTTTCAGCCTTTCCATTTTTTTATTTAAATTTTTTCTTCCCTCAGAATTCATGCCTTCCATTATAGTAGAAATATATCCTGCCAAATATTTAAACCCAATTTTTTCAAATAATGATACATTGTAGTCTTCATTCCACGGTTCAAGTAAAAATCTTCTTCCATTTCCTTTTTCAGTTACATATCTGTATGTATTCCATGTAGTTCCGTTTAAAGGCCCTATTATTGTTTCTATCCCTTCCTTCCTTAAGCTTTCAAATATTTCATCAAAAATATTTTCTTCATTTTTCCTATATTTTTCGATTATATTTACATTTCCTATATATGATGTCTTTTTTCCATTATAGTCCGGCCGGTTATGCCATAAATGTAAACTTCCTGCTGTTTCATTATTTTCATTATGCATAACTATTATTTCTGATGGCCGTTCTATCATTATTTTTTGTATTTCTTCCTGAGAAATATTATTTTCCCTAATATATTCCTTAATTTTTTTATATCTTTTCATTTTCATAAATTATCAGCTGCTTTCTATTAAATTTATTGTGAAACTTATCTAAAATCTAATTTATAATTTCCAATACTTAATATTTCCAATCTAATTCTGAATTTTATAAAATTTTTTATTACAATTTCTACTCTTTCATGTTTATGTTACCCTCTGCCTATAGCATTCCTATCCCAAGCAGCAGCAACGAGTAGAAGAAAACTATCCCGGAAGTTATAAATACTTTTGTTTCTCCGCTAAGTTCCTTTTCTTTTTCAACCATGTAATATATTTTCATAACTGTTTCGTATGTAAATATTCCTCCAAATATTAGAACTATTACTCCTGCCAGCATTTTAAAATCTATAATTCCTGATAAAATAATATGATTTATTATAAAGAACATCAGAGCCTTTCCTATACTTCCCATCAGAAATTTCATCCTGAATGTTTCCCTGTTTATATTTCCTGCATTGTCTCTTATTAAATTTATAATTCCAAAATGCAGTGAAAAGGAAAATATATAAATTAGAAATAATTTATCCTTATCCATTACTATACTTAATGCAAGCCATATGGATGTAGTAAAGGCAATAGCCAGAAGCCCCTTCAGTGAATCTTTGACCTGGCCTTCAACCTTAGGAGTAATATGGTAATATCCCAGATACATAATAAGAGGGGGTACAAGCCATTTTATTCCTCCCATTATCATGATTATATAAAGAAAGAATAGGCTTGCAGTCTGTGCAGTTCTTGTGAGAGTTGTCTTTTTCCTGTTTAATATTATAATGACAAACAGTATCACCATTACCCAGAATTTGTACATAAGTTCCTTTTCAGTGAGGTAAAGGTTCAGCCTCAGAAACATGTATACAAAGAACGGTACAAAAAGATTATCCAGACCATTCCATGAAATAACTTCAAGAATCATTGTAAGAATGCTTAACAATAGGGAAACTAGTACAATATTTATATTCCCGATATCACTGAAAAATAGAAAAAAATTTATACATATGAAGTATGTTGTAAGAAAAAATGCTGCTGAACCTTCTATTGATTTCGTACCAAATCCTGTATTAAATTTATACTTGCTATAAAACTCACCTATAAGAGCCGCAAAGGCATCAGAAAACATTAAAATTATAATAGGGAGGGTATACATTACCTTATTGTCGCTTGAAACAAGCCATAGTCCAAGAATTGTCATAATAAAATATATATCTCCAAAAGTTTTTCTATTTTTGGTTTCCAGCACCTTTTTAAATCCTGTCACCTTATGCTTCATAATTCTTATGGAAACAAGCAATATAAGAAACACAACCCCAAGTATTACAACTGAACTTTTTCTTTCAAAGATAAAAGGAAGTGCCAGTCCTCCAATTCCTGAACCTATGTGTAAAATCTTCCTTACGAATTCTGAATTAAATTTTCCGCTTTTTTCAAGTTTATTAAGCAGAAGGAAAAATAGCACAAAAGCTGCCAGAACTAGTATAATTTTAATTATTTCCATTTTTTATCACCTTTTCCACTACAAAATCCGTATAGAAAAATGTCATATCCCTTTTGTGAAGTCTACTGTCAAGTTCCTTCATTCTTTCGAATTTTTTCCCGTCTAAATTTTTTTCTTTTCCAGTAACTGCTGTTCCACTATCCGTCCCTTTATAACCAAGTTTTTCTGAATTTCTCTCAACTATAAGATTCCAGTATGCAAGCAATGCATTATCTTCAGCATTCTCATAAATTTTTTCCATTAATTTGCTGTAATTTTCAACTGACATATACTCAAATATGTCACTTAAATTAAATTTATTTATTTTAAAATCAATCTGATCCAGATATTCTTCAACTGAACTTTGTATAATTTCCACCTTATGAAGATTTTTTCTGATTTTATCAAAATTTTCCTTTCTCAGGAAATAAGGAAGACAGTCTTTACTGTAATTTCCTGTCAAAATATAGCAAATGTAAGGATTTTCATACGGATTTAACTCACAGAGGGCATATCTGCTTCTTTCTGTCATCTCCTCAGAAATATTTTTTTCTGCATATCTGAAAAATTCCTTATCCCTTCCCAGTTTCCCAACTATATATTTTGAAAAGAACAG
The sequence above is a segment of the Leptotrichia sp. oral taxon 215 str. W9775 genome. Coding sequences within it:
- a CDS encoding DUF3419 family protein, coding for MKSEVKENRVDFSLIRYSQCWEDTEVLLESLNIQENDICFGILSAGDNVFSMLAENPEKVVALDISFPQIALAKLKKEVFNSFSYDEMLEFMGVTKSDRRIEMYDRIKENLDKEVKEYWDFNREAIENGIIHTGKFEKFFKIFREKILPFVHNRKRVEKLLEDKPEQERVDYYDKYWNNFRWKLMFKLFFSKYIVGKLGRDKEFFRYAEKNISEEMTERSRYALCELNPYENPYICYILTGNYSKDCLPYFLRKENFDKIRKNLHKVEIIQSSVEEYLDQIDFKINKFNLSDIFEYMSVENYSKLMEKIYENAEDNALLAYWNLIVERNSEKLGYKGTDSGTAVTGKEKNLDGKKFERMKELDSRLHKRDMTFFYTDFVVEKVIKNGNN
- a CDS encoding phosphatidate cytidylyltransferase, with translation MEIIKIILVLAAFVLFFLLLNKLEKSGKFNSEFVRKILHIGSGIGGLALPFIFERKSSVVILGVVFLILLVSIRIMKHKVTGFKKVLETKNRKTFGDIYFIMTILGLWLVSSDNKVMYTLPIIILMFSDAFAALIGEFYSKYKFNTGFGTKSIEGSAAFFLTTYFICINFFLFFSDIGNINIVLVSLLLSILTMILEVISWNGLDNLFVPFFVYMFLRLNLYLTEKELMYKFWVMVILFVIIILNRKKTTLTRTAQTASLFFLYIIMIMGGIKWLVPPLIMYLGYYHITPKVEGQVKDSLKGLLAIAFTTSIWLALSIVMDKDKLFLIYIFSFSLHFGIINLIRDNAGNINRETFRMKFLMGSIGKALMFFIINHIILSGIIDFKMLAGVIVLIFGGIFTYETVMKIYYMVEKEKELSGETKVFITSGIVFFYSLLLLGIGML
- a CDS encoding GNAT family N-acetyltransferase, encoding MKMKRYKKIKEYIRENNISQEEIQKIMIERPSEIIVMHNENNETAGSLHLWHNRPDYNGKKTSYIGNVNIIEKYRKNEENIFDEIFESLRKEGIETIIGPLNGTTWNTYRYVTEKGNGRRFLLEPWNEDYNVSLFEKIGFKYLAGYISTIMEGMNSEGRKNLNKKMERLKKFSYYKDIRVESAEDKDLLTVLNDVYNLTVESFKNNFLYSELEREIFLKMYMSYEDKIVKKLFKMLYLKDELIGYVFGIPDYTELGYKGKIETMILKTIAVSPVYNGKGMGYILINSLVEEAEKDGYENVIYALMHESNISKNIGMQLGNILRRYTLFIKEL